A single genomic interval of Lathyrus oleraceus cultivar Zhongwan6 chromosome 7, CAAS_Psat_ZW6_1.0, whole genome shotgun sequence harbors:
- the LOC127103724 gene encoding uncharacterized protein LOC127103724, which produces MEPSGLSASEKEVRTIDVLDFTTSLAHANHPAETTPETSSDCCDSDSISTESNKVVSIDDTMSVNAKEKQDVSDDKENLGGRKEKSNVIVNVDELDSDEETIAKNMAPSIAKSLKNRIGKVIMTKGVPSKAAKKHVGVGSTKSWRKVTPNRKRNGDITPLKKSVLKKILVNVPEVPLDNISFHSVENVERWKFIYQRRLDLERELGKDALEFNKVMKLIEHAGLMKSVTGFGKFYEVLVKEFIVNIPADCDNRKNKDFRKYL; this is translated from the exons ATGGAGCCATCTGGTTTATCTGCTTCAGAAAAG GAAGTTAGGACTATTGATGTGCTGGATTTTACAACATCCTTGGCCCATGCTAATCACCCAGCTGAAACCACCCCAGAAACATCTAGTGATTGTTGTGATAGTGACTCCATCTCTACTGAGTCTAATAAAGTTGTGTCTATTGATGACACTATGTCTGTGAATGCTAAGGAGAAGCAAGATGTGTCTGATGATAAGGAAAACCTAGGTGGAAGGAAAGAAAAATCCAATGTCATTGTTAATGTTGATGAGTTGGACTCTGATGAAGAGACCATTGCTAAGAATATGGCCCCTAGCATTGCCAAGAGTCTGAAGAATAGAATAGGCAAGGTTATAATGACTAAAGGCGTGCCCTCTAAGGCTGCCAAGAAGCATGTTGGTGTAGGTTCCACCAAAAGCTGGAGAAAAGTGACTCCTAATAGGAAGAGGAATGGG GACATCACTCCTCTAAAGAAATCAGTTCTGAAGAAGATACTTGTGAATGTTCCTGAGGTACCTTTAGATAATATCTCATTCCATTCTGTTGAAAATGTTGAGAGATGGAAGTTTATTTACCAGAGAAGGCTAGATCTGGAGAGGGAACTTGGAAAGGATGCACTTGAATTCAACAAAGTTATGAAGCTCATTGAACATGCCGGTTTGATGAAAAGTGTCACGGGTTTTGGAAAATTCTATGAAGTGCTCGTTAAGGAGTTTATTGTAAACATCCCTGCAGATTGTGACAACAGGAAAAACAAGGATTTCAGAAAGTATTTGTAA